The following proteins come from a genomic window of Plutella xylostella chromosome 22, ilPluXylo3.1, whole genome shotgun sequence:
- the LOC125490341 gene encoding uncharacterized protein LOC125490341, translating to MGDRKERMKKSLGITEYPWSSDDETGENHTMVRPNPSSSATTNEYMDMIYRAAAIPGQPQPGTSASSSAPPPTTTSNTEPSTSQASRRPQATRSDRHLFWSLLSQRGQADMTARSRAIEALRRDVARCTVPRVPPRAPRSAAPSAEPALRRPSPLHEIRGILALKKATRIPPFNASSVGVGQPSRNPLFTARPTPAGAHARLRARERDARAAALARSLNAPAAAHSHRHRLICHATTSGDSARDLTTRQRAQPQHPADPSQPSTSAGIRFNPVTADESAEEAPARRASSEGQHSLFLDEFNWIMEDSDIPVPPKPQDSSEQTAAPEGQSASTSTEMSLEEEVLEVEPAAEATEDHTDAAGQLTAENVSAEVSAAAEETPQEDQTRSKKKREDKESTVVELNQWRRHLAARGYPDR from the exons ATGGGTGACAGAAAAGAAAGGATGAAAAAAAGCCTAGGAATAACTGAATATCCTTGGAGCTCtg ATGATGAAACTGGTGAAAACCACACTATGGTGCGTCCCAACCCGTCGTCTTCGGCGACTACTAATGAGTACATGGACATGATATACAGGGCGGCCGCCATTCCGGGCCAGCCCCAGCCGGGGACGTCGGCCTCCTCGTCTGCACCGCCGCCGACTACTACGAGCAACACTG AGCCCTCCACAAGTCAAGCATCAAGGCGCCCACAAGCCACACGGTCGGACCGCCACCTGTTCTGGTCATTGCTGAGCCAGAGGGGGCAAGCGGATATGACGGCTCG TTCGCGCGCCATAGAAGCGCTCCGCCGCGACGTGGCGCGCTGCACGGTGCCACGGgtccccccgcgcgccccccgcAGCGCCGCGCCCAGCGCCGAGCCCGCGCTGCGCCGCCCCAGCCCGCTGCACGAGATCCGCGGCATACTCGCGTTGAAGAAGGCCACGAGGATACCGCCGTTTAATGCGT CCAGCGTAGGCGTGGGCCAGCCGTCGCGCAACCCGCTGTTCACGGCGCGGCCCACGCCCGCCGGCGCGCACGCCCGCCTCCGCGCCCGCGAGCGTGACGCCCGAGCCGCCGCCCTCGCGCGCTCGCTCaacgcgcccgccgccgctcaTAGCCATCGCCACAGGCTTATATGTCATG CGACGACGTCAGGAGACAGCGCGCGCGACCTCACCACGCGGCAGCGCGCGCAACCGCAGCACCCGGCCGACCCCAGCCAGCCCTCCACGTCCGCTGGCATCAG GTTCAACCCGGTGACGGCGGACGAGTCGGCGGAGGAGGCGCCGGCGCGCCGCGCCTCCAGCGAGGGCCAGCACTCGCTGTTCCTGGACGAGTTTAACTGGATTATGG AAGACTCTGACATCCCAGTTCCACCGAAGCCACAAGATTCTAGTGAACAGACTGCTGCACcag AAGGCCAATCGGCGAGCACTTCGACAGAGATGTCGTTGGAAGAGGAAGTGTTGGAAGTGGAGCCGGCAGCCGAGGCCACGGAGGACCACACCGACGCCGCCGGGCAGCTCACAGCCGAG AATGTAAGTGCAGAAGTATCAGCAGCAGCAGAAGAAACTCCACAAGAAGATCAGACACGCAGTAAAAAGAAGAGagaag ATAAAGAGAGCACAGTCGTCGAACTAAATCAG TGGCGGCGGCACCTGGCGGCCCGCGGTTACCCCGACCGGTAG